From the genome of Candidatus Deferrimicrobium borealis:
CACATGAGTCCGATCTTCGCGCTCTACTCCGACCCGAAGGACGAGGTGCTGAAGAGCCTGCGATCCGCGATGGCCGCGGCGCCCGACATGGCCGCCGTCGACGACCTGGGCGTCAAACACCGGGTCTGGACCGTTTCGACCCCAACGTCGATCCTGGGAGCGGTCGAAGGGATGAAGGGAAAGGGGGTCTTCATCGCCGACGGGCACCACCGCTACGAGACGGCGATGGCGTTCCGGGACGAGATGCGGAAGAAGCACGGCGCGAGCCCCGCCGCCGCGTATGAGCACGTGCTGATGTTCCTGTGCAACATGGACGACGAAGGGATCGTGATCCTGCCGACGCACCGGGGGATCCACTCCGTGGCGGACTATTCGGCGGACGGATTTCTCGCGAAGGTGCGTTCCCACCTCCCGGTGGAGAGCCGGGTCGGATCGCCGGAGGACGCGATGCGCGCCGTGGAGGCGGCGGGCCGCGACGGGAAAGCGATCGGATGGAGTTCGGGCGGGAACCGGTACCACGTGGCCACCTTTCCGGACCTGCCCGCGTTCTGCGACAAGTTCCTTTCGAAGTACCCGCCGCAGTTGCGGCCGCTCGACGTCGTCCTTCTCCACGGGTTCATTCTGGAGCAGGTGCTCGGGATCTCCCCCGAGGCGGTGACGGCGGGGCAGTTCGTGAAGTATTACAAGGAGCCCGCCAAGGTGGCGCAGGATCTTTCGGCCGGCGCGATCCAGGCCGCCTTCTTCATGAACGCGGTGACGATCCCCGAGTTCCGCGACGTTTCCCTCTCCGGGCACGTTCTCCCGCAGAAGTCGACCTTCTTCTACCCGAAGATCGGGACGGGGCTGCTCATCTTCCCCGTGGGTGCGGACGACAAGGTTCCGGGGTAAGCGCTTCGATACGTAAAGCGGTCAGGTATCTCGGCTACTCAGCGGTGTTTGCAGGAGAAGGTCCCACCAGCACCACATATGCCCGACCGGTTGATCATCCGCCAGCCGGCGCGGGGGTACCGCTTCTCGATCGACTCCGTGATCCTCGCGGGGTTCGCCGCCCCCCTCTGCCGCGGCGCCGTCCTCGACCTGGGGACGGGGTGCGGGGTTCTGCTGCTGCTATTGTCCCGCCTCGCCCCCGCGATGCTAGCCGGCACCGGCGTCGATCTCCAGGAAGGTCTGCTCGATTTCGCGCGCCGGAATTTCCGCGACCATAGCCCGGACGGGCGTCTGGTCGCCGTGCCCGGGGATATCCGGGGGGCGATCCCCGGGGTCGAACCCGGTTCGTTCGACCTGGTCGTGTCAAACCCGCCGTACGGCCGGGCGGGACACGGGCGTCGAAATCCGGATCCGGGGAAGGAGACGGCGCGGCATGAGGTGACGTGCGCGCTCCCGGAGCTCTTCGCGGCGGCGTCCCGGTTCCTTTCCGCGGCCGGCCGGTTCGCCTTCATCTTGCCGTATCGGCGTCTCTCCGAGATCGAGCCGTGCGCGGCGAAGGCAGGGTTACGCGTGGAATCCTTGCGGGTGGTGCACCCCCGGGACGGTGAGCCGCCGTCCAGGGGACTCTGCTGTGCGGTACGGGGCGGAAGGGGAACCCCCCGTCTCCTGCCCCCCCTGTTCCTGCATGAGGGGCCGGAGAAATATTGCCCGGAGGTGGAGCGGATCTGCCGCCTCTTTCGCGCGGGGTAGAGCCTCACCTCTCCTTCCCCGCAACGGGCTTCGCGCCGGCGGGGTACCCCCGATGGGGAAATTCCAAGGGGCACGAGGAACCCGCGTTACGACTTCGAAGGGATTTCCTTCGGGGGGCGGGAACAGCGGTGAAGGGCGCGCAGGCTCTCGCGTGTCTCCGGGTCCGCGACGGCGGACAGTCCTTCCGGATCGGGACCGTCGGGGTGCGGGGGCTCCTTGCGCGGAGCGGCCTCCTCCTCTGCGACCGACGCGAGAGAGCCCACGCTGAACCGGATGTCGCTCACCGGGATCCTTTCTCCCACCGTCTCCCGGATCCTCCCGATCAGCGGGATCTTGCTCATCTGGAGTTCCTGCGCCCACGCATGGTTCCGCACGACGACCGTGAGGACGCCGTTCCGCAGCGACAGAGGGGTAGCGTTCCGGGAGACCAGCGGACCGGCGATTTCCGGCCACCTTTTCCGCAGCGAAACGAGGAAGGCGACATGCGGGATCCTCAGCGACTCGAGGAACGCGTCGAGGATCGACGACAGGGGAGCCGCGTCTTTCCGTCTCACGGACTCCCCCGGCGGATCCGACGGATCCACCCTCCCGCGATCTGCCCCAGCACGGCGCACGCGACGAAGGCCGGGATCCCCCACGCGCTCACGTGATTGTCGAGCCGCAGCCAGGCGATGAGAGGGACGGAGAGGTGGATGCAGAGGAACCATCCGAGCGAGAATCTCCGGAATCCCTCCCGGGCGTACCCCAGGGGGATGTTCACTGTGAGCGCGGCGCCCCCGATCAGGGCCATCAAGGCCCAGGGCACCTGAGGTGCGAAGGCGGGTACGTAACCGGTCATCCAAGCATTATAATCGGTATCCGGTAGCGGTATACGGATGGACGGTTGTACGAAGGAGTTGCGTTGACCCGCGCGACGGATCCGGTCTTGATCCTCATCTTCCGGGGCACCCACCAGGTCCTGTCGGCCGAGAAGCGGCTGAAGGGGGGTGGCGTGCCATTGCGCCTGATCCCGGTTCCGCGGCGGCTCACCTCCGATTGCGGGCTTGCGATCCGGATCCCCCTCGCTCATCGCGACCGTGCCCGGGAGATCCTTTCACGAGCGCGGCTGCTCCCGGTGTCCGCCCACCTCCCCCGGGAGGGTGGTGAGTACGGCCCCGTGTCCCTCTGAACATCACCGGCAGTGGTGAATTTTTCTCCTCGTTCGACCGATAGGATGAACAGGGACGGCGGGGACGCCATGCCCGACGAATCCATCGCCCGGTTCCTTCGGAGGAGGAGATCGGAAGCCGACCCTTGACAATACGGGATTCATCATACAAAATAACAGTTTATAATGTTTTCCGGGAGGTTTCTTTGAGGGGTGGGTCGTGAGGAACGCCCTCTTGGCGGTGGGATTCCTTCTGTTGTTCGCGTCGATCCCCTCGTTTGGGGGGACCGCGGACGGCCTGTCGCCTTCGACGGCAGGGGGAGCCGAGGTCACTCCCGGTGGCACGAAGGACGGGATATCGCCGGCCCCCGCGGCGGTCCCTCCGGCGACGGACCCTCCGGGCGAAGCGGCGGTTCCCTTCGCTCCTGCTCCCGGGGTTCCCCCGGCGCACGTTCCGTCCGTCCCCGCGCAGAATCCTCTCCCTCCACCGGCCCCCGCCCCGACCGCCGCGCCGTCCCGGCCCCCCGCCGTCCCCACGGTCTCTTTCGTCGCCCCCCCTTCGGAAAAGGTCCCCGACCGGGTCCTCTCCCCCGGCGAGGTCGATCTCCAGGTGACGAAAAACCTCGAGGACGTTCCGGAAGAGGTGGATGGGATCGGGGAAGAGTTCTTCGCCACCGCCTCCATGGAGGTTGAGAAAGGAACGAAGGGGTCCTTCTCCGGGATCACCCGGCCGATCGATAAGTTCATCCACTACTTCCAGACCCGGGGACGCGAGAGGTTCGAACTGTATCTGTCCCGCTCGGGAAAATACGTCGGGATGATGCAGAAGATCCTCGTCCGGTACGGACTCCCCGAGGACCTCGTCTACGTCGCGCTGATCGAAAGCGGGTTCTCTCCCAAGGCGTACTCCGTGGCGAAGGCGGCCGGGCCCTGGCAGTTCATCTCGGCAACGGGGCGAAGGTACGGCCTCCGCATCGACTGGTGGACCGACGAGCGTCGCGACGCCGAGAAGTCGACGCACGCCGCCGCTTCCTATCTTCGCGATCTCTACGGGATGTTCGAGTCGTGGCCGCTTGCCACCGCCGCGTACAATGCCGGCGAGGGGAAGATCCAGAGGGCGGTCACCCGGTACAAGTCCGACGATTTCTCCGAGCTCATCCGTCACCGCTACCTGAAGCAGGAGACGAAGGATTACGTCCCCAAGATGCTGGCGGCACTGACCATCGCCAAGGATCCCGACAAATACGGATTCGGTGATGTCGCCTACGAGGCGCCGCTGGATCTGCGCACCGTGACGGTGCCGGGAGGGACCGACCTGGCGGCCGTGGCCCGTCTTCTCGAGGTCCCGGTGGAGTCGATCCGCGACTGGAACCCGGAGCTTCGCCGGTTCTGCACCCCGCCGAACCGGGAGCAGTATGACCTTCGGCTCTCCGTAGACGCGGCCCTCCTCGCCGAGGAGCGGATGGAGGAGATCCGTACCCAGGCGCAGGTCACCTTCCTCCAGCACAACGTCCGCAAGGGGGAAACGCTGCAGGCGCTGGCCGACCGGTACCAGACCACGGTTCCGGTCCTCAAGGAGTTGAACGGATTGAGGAAGGATTCCCTCGGGAGGACCCCGCGACTGGTCATCCCCGTGACGGGGTTGATGGATACGGAGACGGTTCCCGGGACCGAGATTTCGCCCGACCGTCTCACGATGGCTCACATGCGGGTGGAGGAGGGGAGCCGAAGGGCGCGCATCAGGGAACCGCGGCGTCCTGAACCCGGGGATGCCGTTACCGTGCGGAAGGGGGACACGATGGCGCGCCTCGCGAAGAGGCACGGGGTCCGGGTGAAGGAACTCGCGAGCGCGAACGGACTGAAGCCGACATCGAAGCTGAAGGCAGGCGCGAGCCTCGTCCTCCCGGAATCCGTTGGCGCCGCGGAATCCCGCACGGCGCAAGCGCGGGTCCCGAAGGCGTCGGTAGGGACGAAATCCTCCGCCTCCGCCGGCGCGGCGAGCGACGTCCGGAAGCGGACGACGCGCTACAAGGTGCACAAGGGGGACACCCTCGACCAGATCGCGCGCGTCTACGGCGTCACGGTCGAACGGATCGAGGTTCGGAACCGGCTGAAAAAGGATCAACTCCTTCCCCAGGGCTTGGTGCTCGTCATCCCGCTGGAGTCCTGATCTGTCCCGGTCCGTTTCGTACATATACCTCGACAACGCGGCGACCTCCCTGCCCAAACCCCCCGGAGTGGCGAAAGCCGTGGGGGAAGCCGTCCTGCGGGCCGGGAACCCCGGTCGGTCCGGGCACGCGCTCTCCATCCGCTCCGCCCGCGACCTGTTTGTCGCGCGGGAGCGTCTCGCCGGGTTGTTCGGGTGGTCCGACAGTTCCCGCTTCGTTTTTACGGAAAACGCCACCGTTGCGCTGAACCAGGCGATCAAGGGGGTGCTCCGGCCGGGCGACCACGTGGTGACCACCTCCGTGGAGCATAATTCGGTGATGCGTCCCCTGCGCCGGATGCAGGAGGCGGGCGTTCGCGTCACGGTCGTCCCTGCGCGGAAAGACGGGGGCACGGAGGCGGGGGACGTGATCGCCGCGTTCCGGAAAACGACCCGCCTGGTCGTCATGGTGCACGCCTCGAACGTGTCGGGGGCGCTGCAACCGGTGGACGTCGTCGCCGCGGCAGCGCGGCGGCGCGGGATCCTTACGTTGATCGACGCCGCCCAGACGGCGGGGGCCGTGCCGATCGACCTTTCCACCCTGCCGGTGGACCTGCTGGCCGCCTCCGGCCACAAGGGGCTTCTCGGGCCGCAGGGGACCGGGTTTCTCTTCGTCCGGGAGGGGGTTCCGATCGTCCCGCTGATCGAGGGGGGGACGGGGAGCCGCTCCGAGTCCGACCGCCAGCCGGAATTCTTCCCTGACGCCCTCGAGTCCGGGACGTTGAACAGCGTGGGGGTGGCCGGGCTCGCCGTCTCTCTCGCTTGGATCCTGCGGAAGGGGGTCGGGACGATCCGCCGCGCGGAGATCGCCCTTGTCGATCTGCTGCTGCAGGGACTGTCGCGAATCCCCGGGGTGACGGTCTACGGTCCGGCGGATCCTGCGCACCGCGGGTCGGCGGTGTCGTTCCGGATGGAGGGGATGGACCCGGCGGAAGTGGGGGGGCGGCTCGAGAAGCGGAGCGGCGTGCTGGTGCGGGCGGGGCTGCACTGCTCCCCGAACGGTCACCGCGCGATCGGGACCTTCCCCGTCGGGACCGTCCGCGTGAGCCCGGGCCCCTTCACGACGCGCGCGGAGATCGCGACGTTCCTGTCCGCCCTCCGGAAGCTCCGGGACCTTTCCGCCTGAGGTCCGCTGCCCGCGCCAGGATCGAGGTCGTCGAGCGGCCGGGGAGGAACCGGATCGTCTTCACGGCGCCGCCGTGCGCGCGGACCACGTCCGATCCCACGATCTCCTTTCCCTTCCAGTCGCCCCCCTTGACGAGGACGTGCGGGACCACCTCCCCGATCAACCGCGCCGGGGTGTCCTCCGGAAAAATCGTCACGTAGGAGACGCAGGAAAGCGAGGCGAGAAGATACGCCCGGTCCGCGGCCCCCTGCACCGGTCGCCCCTCCCCCTTCAGCCGGCGGACGGAGGCGTCGCTGTTCAATCCCACCAGGAGAACGTCGCCCAGCGCCGCCGCGCGCCGCAGATATTGCGCGTGCCCGGCGTGCAGGAGATCGAAGCAGCCGTTGGTGAAGACGATCCGCTTCCCCTCGTTCCGGAGGCGAGCGCAGAGGGCCCGCACGCTCCGGCGCGGGATCACGCGGGCCGACGGGTCTTCCGGTACGCCCGGGGGTTCCGGTCCGCGAGGCATGGGATCCTCCTTCGGGTTTCCAGGACGACGGCCGGGTCGATCGTCGCCAGGGCCATTCCTTCCTCCTCCCCGACCGACGCGAGGCGTTCGCCGTCGGGAGAGACGATCACAGAGTCGCCCGCGTAACGGAACGGGCCCGACGGTCCGACGGCGTTCGCCGCGACGACGTACGCCTGGCTTTCGACCGCCCGGGCGACCGTGAGGATCCGCCAATGGTCGCGCCGGACGGAAGGCCACTGGGACGACACGCACAGCACCCCCGCACCGTCGAGGAAATATTTGCGGGAAAGTTCCGGGAACCGGAGGTCATAGCAGGTGAGGGGCCCCACGATCCCCGCGTCCGTGGGAACGACGCCCGCGGATACGCCCCTCCGGAACCATCGGTCCTCCCCCGAGGGGGAGAACAGGTGCGCCTTCCGGTACTCTCCGGTCACGACGCCCGTGCTGTTGACGACGTAGAGGGTGTTGTACACTCCGCGCCCGACCCGTTCCGGGAGGGATCCCGCGACGACCACCTTGAGTCGCGCGGCAAGCGACCGAAGTTCGTGGAGGACCTCGGGGGTCGTCCGGGAGAGCGGGAGAAGGCGCTCCTCGGCGAACCCCGTGCTCCACATTTCCGGCAGCACGCAAAGGCGTGCGCCCCGCCCCGCGGCTTCCTCGATCAGGCGAACCGCGCGCTCCCGATTCGATGGAACGTCGGCAACGTCGATGCGGAACTGCAGCGCGGCGGCGAGGAACGGCGGGACGGGCATCGGGACTCCGCGGAGCGCATCGGGATCAGGAAACGGTGCGCGCTACCGTCACGACCACTATAGAGGCCGCGCCGGCGCATTTCAAGGCGCGGGCGCACGCTTCCGCCGTGGCGCCGGAGGTGTACACATCGTCGAGCAGAAGGATCGTCGACGGAACGACGCGGCGTCGCGGCACGCGGAAGGCCCCCTCGACGTTTCCGTGCCGGAGAATCCCGGGAAGGCGCGCCTGGGGGGCCCGCTCCCGGGTTCTCGAAAGCGCCAGCGGGTCGAACGGGAGACCGCTGCGTCGCGAAAGCCGGGAAGCGATCAGCGCGGGAAGGTTGAACCCCCGGCGGAAATATTTCCAGGGGTGGACCGGTACCGGAACCACGGTAGGAGGAACCCCGTCCGGGATCAGGTCTTTCCATCGCCCGATGAGGGTCTCGTGGAGGCGCAGTGCCACATCGTCGACAGGGTAGGGGCGGCCCGCGTATTTCGTCGCTACGATCGCTGCGCGAACGTCCCCCGAGTAGGCGAAGAGGGATCGCGCGGCGTCGAACGGGGGAGGGACGGCGGCGCACAGTCCGCAGGGAGACGGACGCGGCCCGGGTCCGGAAACGAAGAATGCCCCGCACCGGGGGCATGTCGCTCCGTCGTGGGCGCGCCACCGGGCGACGGCGGACGGAGAAAGGTCGGGGGATGCGGACGGCAGAAGTTCCCGGAGCATCGAGACTTCCTGAATCCATCGCGCAGGATCGAAGCGCGGCCGATTCCGGGCGCCGCGAGGTTGTGCGGCGCTCGACGGAGGTTCAGCGGAGGGTGGCGGAGACGGCGTACTCCCGGTTCCCGTGGTCGATGGCGTACCCGTTCCATGTCCCGCAGGAGGGGCACCGTGCGGTCCACTTGATGGTGGAGGAACCGCAGGAGGAGCACCGGAAGGGGATGAGATATCTCCGCTT
Proteins encoded in this window:
- a CDS encoding DUF721 domain-containing protein → MRRKDAAPLSSILDAFLESLRIPHVAFLVSLRKRWPEIAGPLVSRNATPLSLRNGVLTVVVRNHAWAQELQMSKIPLIGRIRETVGERIPVSDIRFSVGSLASVAEEEAAPRKEPPHPDGPDPEGLSAVADPETRESLRALHRCSRPPKEIPSKS
- a CDS encoding LysM peptidoglycan-binding domain-containing protein — protein: MRNALLAVGFLLLFASIPSFGGTADGLSPSTAGGAEVTPGGTKDGISPAPAAVPPATDPPGEAAVPFAPAPGVPPAHVPSVPAQNPLPPPAPAPTAAPSRPPAVPTVSFVAPPSEKVPDRVLSPGEVDLQVTKNLEDVPEEVDGIGEEFFATASMEVEKGTKGSFSGITRPIDKFIHYFQTRGRERFELYLSRSGKYVGMMQKILVRYGLPEDLVYVALIESGFSPKAYSVAKAAGPWQFISATGRRYGLRIDWWTDERRDAEKSTHAAASYLRDLYGMFESWPLATAAYNAGEGKIQRAVTRYKSDDFSELIRHRYLKQETKDYVPKMLAALTIAKDPDKYGFGDVAYEAPLDLRTVTVPGGTDLAAVARLLEVPVESIRDWNPELRRFCTPPNREQYDLRLSVDAALLAEERMEEIRTQAQVTFLQHNVRKGETLQALADRYQTTVPVLKELNGLRKDSLGRTPRLVIPVTGLMDTETVPGTEISPDRLTMAHMRVEEGSRRARIREPRRPEPGDAVTVRKGDTMARLAKRHGVRVKELASANGLKPTSKLKAGASLVLPESVGAAESRTAQARVPKASVGTKSSASAGAASDVRKRTTRYKVHKGDTLDQIARVYGVTVERIEVRNRLKKDQLLPQGLVLVIPLES
- a CDS encoding DUF3343 domain-containing protein — encoded protein: MTRATDPVLILIFRGTHQVLSAEKRLKGGGVPLRLIPVPRRLTSDCGLAIRIPLAHRDRAREILSRARLLPVSAHLPREGGEYGPVSL
- a CDS encoding carbon-nitrogen family hydrolase; protein product: MPVPPFLAAALQFRIDVADVPSNRERAVRLIEEAAGRGARLCVLPEMWSTGFAEERLLPLSRTTPEVLHELRSLAARLKVVVAGSLPERVGRGVYNTLYVVNSTGVVTGEYRKAHLFSPSGEDRWFRRGVSAGVVPTDAGIVGPLTCYDLRFPELSRKYFLDGAGVLCVSSQWPSVRRDHWRILTVARAVESQAYVVAANAVGPSGPFRYAGDSVIVSPDGERLASVGEEEGMALATIDPAVVLETRRRIPCLADRNPRAYRKTRRPA
- a CDS encoding methyltransferase, whose translation is MPDRLIIRQPARGYRFSIDSVILAGFAAPLCRGAVLDLGTGCGVLLLLLSRLAPAMLAGTGVDLQEGLLDFARRNFRDHSPDGRLVAVPGDIRGAIPGVEPGSFDLVVSNPPYGRAGHGRRNPDPGKETARHEVTCALPELFAAASRFLSAAGRFAFILPYRRLSEIEPCAAKAGLRVESLRVVHPRDGEPPSRGLCCAVRGGRGTPRLLPPLFLHEGPEKYCPEVERICRLFRAG
- a CDS encoding ComF family protein translates to MLRELLPSASPDLSPSAVARWRAHDGATCPRCGAFFVSGPGPRPSPCGLCAAVPPPFDAARSLFAYSGDVRAAIVATKYAGRPYPVDDVALRLHETLIGRWKDLIPDGVPPTVVPVPVHPWKYFRRGFNLPALIASRLSRRSGLPFDPLALSRTRERAPQARLPGILRHGNVEGAFRVPRRRVVPSTILLLDDVYTSGATAEACARALKCAGAASIVVVTVARTVS
- a CDS encoding DUF1015 domain-containing protein, whose amino-acid sequence is MADVKPFRGIRYDVKRVGDLTRVVAPPYDVISPEEQDALHRRHPKNITWVDFGMAKEGDGPGVNKYTRAAVWFREWLAEGTLVRDTLPSLYYYEQEFTIPGKRTFVRKGFLGALKLSAFGEGEVFPHERTLSKPKEDRLALMRATDVHMSPIFALYSDPKDEVLKSLRSAMAAAPDMAAVDDLGVKHRVWTVSTPTSILGAVEGMKGKGVFIADGHHRYETAMAFRDEMRKKHGASPAAAYEHVLMFLCNMDDEGIVILPTHRGIHSVADYSADGFLAKVRSHLPVESRVGSPEDAMRAVEAAGRDGKAIGWSSGGNRYHVATFPDLPAFCDKFLSKYPPQLRPLDVVLLHGFILEQVLGISPEAVTAGQFVKYYKEPAKVAQDLSAGAIQAAFFMNAVTIPEFRDVSLSGHVLPQKSTFFYPKIGTGLLIFPVGADDKVPG
- a CDS encoding aminotransferase class V-fold PLP-dependent enzyme, producing the protein MGEAVLRAGNPGRSGHALSIRSARDLFVARERLAGLFGWSDSSRFVFTENATVALNQAIKGVLRPGDHVVTTSVEHNSVMRPLRRMQEAGVRVTVVPARKDGGTEAGDVIAAFRKTTRLVVMVHASNVSGALQPVDVVAAAARRRGILTLIDAAQTAGAVPIDLSTLPVDLLAASGHKGLLGPQGTGFLFVREGVPIVPLIEGGTGSRSESDRQPEFFPDALESGTLNSVGVAGLAVSLAWILRKGVGTIRRAEIALVDLLLQGLSRIPGVTVYGPADPAHRGSAVSFRMEGMDPAEVGGRLEKRSGVLVRAGLHCSPNGHRAIGTFPVGTVRVSPGPFTTRAEIATFLSALRKLRDLSA